One Kryptolebias marmoratus isolate JLee-2015 linkage group LG21, ASM164957v2, whole genome shotgun sequence DNA segment encodes these proteins:
- the LOC108230444 gene encoding LIM domain-containing protein isoform X3: MSALYMSKVATQDSTNSISKEQDQTCEFQKREKLSKMEEDSQQKTIDHLPPQPERHETVPEDISGEHPQQSQLSKQMLYQQRQKNELRRLLKHTQPELKTLDDVVDEEFAEVLSSETATADDMTGYEGEVLSRRLIFESRGSSGNMSPYTAKIHMAPGAKGKCDCSKILTVSESSKDEPLVQCVSEIIENDNSSDLRPDFTKDVEEEVIRVDIKATRSIFESQSRPNPDGIQGNVSNERKTVQKPNKVSEISCKENIHDNTKNTNSNLEVQCGHVGQRAELDFSGRDKFHRDEPLFEDDFTSSDSESHSEKIKTSASLFQNNPFISTNIEREHSYGHTSILPNENSAAGEDYLTANVKNRTHLFESMPFDKIMRQNRDEIEMMVEIIKETLNFLYQVKAIQSAGVIIEVNDTMFAKKAKFTLTERGPEIKYDEVAEGGAQNFILQLLPRVNLKPQITYLKEDSKGSMKATVVDVLVHHRQVNTKKDTEFKTANVVQLVEDILNQDNSLRKGVIIQEDVNNSAEVIVYSLYKYLDGEEVKSYNCPKSADYNETEADCMTNTDDKETRSYLTASIIRSPQETTEDQTCPASIRPNVRVNVKLLKSCIEKGDLEYLKTLQDDEPTVQNNELSQNQIVMGQNSESHCEQRSDLVEEGNSEYVPVDVKRLKSMFSEDKSHFQGNCGQSTSIFNASSRKCQYSTECNTEAFSHQQPNNTFRERGGQAAKDGVPHVDDRVHQAELAEVLDDADDISDLQTAIQNLQHVTKEAKSFHHSMEDTQKICIAESSEKPTDAKTAGSRLPQEDMNPQVESCIEISLGKIPLASDVSSGYELDWKHHNTERYPESNFPEKVKTAETCSKKSQECTEIEIQKQHIQIAASLNSSEKSPAPEEDEVVFQGKIQAALDSLEKSNINVTRGDFRAAMIYQNASKSHQRMSQNAETPNTKELCPVAEHKSSQVPPKQEVTRTMHEPSMGAVSQKRPTGPKPPLPPKPEHLKGKQGDDLPAVTRKPEATQSSTVRTKEPVPQDPHSSTTENKQRVFTSTNMLMDHQTNEPQVLQKIQERDQVQGSTVSFKDIGTDENIVNKQPEMSAMEKENLPQNALGKDINETDENHIDFHEACQKFEGKKASSVKTVPVKPKRHKSAHFDDKEPKDLPGGHSRGLTVSAQVDQKPAQIMTSPSSNTCGISAEKEDKLEKNTKHKVEMREKKRQTETEDERRQRLSVHMDEIMRGNITAAMEIFDNLRKQEQLQSILSRVEEIEQDTSNVDVKSLRRVFENVPDWVSSSDKKKQKRVRSENNEKPMQLPVEKTESKSSMEHVYGDLARASEEIMNLKEQTLAKLKDIEDAIKKALCSVSTLNSDSDIAGLSCLFTESLGNVQVPWTSGNVGKISNNSAQQSFITQKDTNARATQCASSETSSTQQSTPSSPAFISIQSAARKTDKIVPPETSTCLKCQPSPKTEERFRTTKMLTCNSAAQSEKTDTTKGRGKQSHSPQNINREVSVLEVQTDSESSSNVGTRTVTENYEKADEFGNKVYTSKTSTVRTPPLETLPTRSQTLTNPSTCQVSTYP; the protein is encoded by the exons ATGTCTGCTCTCTACATGTCAAAAGTCGCAACTCAGGACTCCACAAACAGTATTTCCAAG GAACAAGATCAGACATGTGAAtttcagaaaagagaaaaactcaGCAAG ATGGAGGAAGACTCCCAACAGAAGACCATAGACCATCTTCCACCTCAACCAGAGAGGCATGAAACAGTACCGGAAGACATTTCTGGAGAACATCCTCAACAATCCCAACTTTCCAAACAAATGCTGTACCaacaaaggcagaaaaatgagCTGAGAAGGCTCCTGAAGCACACTCAGCCGGAGCTGAAGACACTGGATGATGTTGTGGACGAGGAGTTTGCTGAGGTTTTGAGCTCAGAAACGGCGACAGCTGATGATATGACCGGATATGAGGGAGAGGTCCTTTCAAGACGCTTGATATTTGAGAGCCGTGGCTCCAGTGGCAATATGTCACCTTATACCGCAAAGATCCATATGGCACCGGGAGCAAAGGGAAAATGTGATTGTAGTAAAATATTGACTGTTTCTGAAAGCTCAAAGGACGAACCTTTGGTTCAATGTGTTTCTGAGATCATAGAGAATGATAATTCTTCTGATTTAAGGCCAGATTTTACCAAAGATGTTGAGGAAGAGGTGATAAGAGTAGATATTAAAGCCACGAGAAGCATATTTGAAAGTCAGTCCAGGCCAAATCCAGATGGGATCCAGGGAAATGTTTCTAACGAGAGaaaaacagtccaaaaaccaaacaaagtaTCCGAAATATCCTGTAAAGAAAATATACATGACAATaccaaaaatacaaactcaaaTTTGGAAGTACAATGCGGTCATGTAGGTCAGAGAGCCGAACTAGACTTTTCTGGCAGAGACAAATTTCACAGGGATGAGCCACTTTTTGAGGATGACTTCACAAGTTCAGATTCAGAAAGTcacagtgaaaaaataaaaacaagtgcgTCGCTTTTCCAAAATAACCCTTTCATTTCAACAAACATCGAGAGAGAGCATTCTTATGGGCATACATCAATACTTCCAAATGAAAATAGTGCAGCAGGCGAAGACTATCTGACTGCCAACGTAAAGAACAGAACCCATCTGTTTGAATCAATGCCGTTTGACAAAATTATGCGTCAGAACAGGGATGAAATTGAGATGATGGTGGAAATCATTAAAGAAACGTTGAATTTCCTCTATCAAGTAAAAGCCATTCAATCAGCTGGGGTGATTATTGAAGTAAACGACACAATGTTTGCTAAAAAGGCTAAATTCACACTAACAGAGCGTGGACCTGAGATCAAATATGATGAAGTGGCTGAAGGTGGTGCTCAAAACTTCATTCTCCAGTTGCTACCTCGAGTAAATTTAAAACCTCAGATCACTTACCTAAAGGAGGATAGCAAAGGGTCTATGAAGGCCACAGTGGTGGATGTTCTGGTTCACCATCGTCAggtaaatacaaagaaagacaCTGAATTCAAAACTGCCAATGTGGTTCAGCTTGTTGAAGATATTCTCAATCAAGACAACTCTCTAAGGAAAGGAGTGATCATTCAAGAAGATGTCAACAACAGTGCTGAAGTCATTGTTTATTCCCTCTACAAGTACCTGGATGGAGAGGAAGTGAAGAGTTACAACTGTCCAAAAAGTGcagattataatgaaacagAAGCAGACTGCATGACTAATACAGATGATAAAGAAACAAGAAGCTATCTTACAGCATCAATCATAAGGAGCCCTCAAGAAACCACAGAAGACCAAACCTGCCCAGCGTCAATCAGGCCAAATGTAAGAGTAAACGTAAAACTCCTTAAAAGCTGTATTGAAAAAGGTGACTTGGAGTATTTAAAAACTCTTCAGGATGACGAACCAACAGTTCAAAACAATGAACTTTCTCAAAACCAAATAGTCATGGGACAGAATAGCGAATCTCATTGTGAGCAAAGAAGCGATCTGGTTGAAGAAGGTAACTCAGAGTATGTTCCAGTGGATGTAAAGAGACTTAAAAGCATGTTCTCTGAAGATAAAAGTCATTTTCAGGGCAACTGTGGTCAATCTACCAGTATTTTTAATGCATCATCCAGAAAATGCCAGTACTCTACAGAATGCAATACTGAGGCATTCTCCCATCAACAACCTAACAATACCTTTAGGGAGAGGGGAGGTCAAGCAGCTAAAGACGGTGTACCACATGTTGATGACAGGGTTCACCAAGCTGAACTTGCAGAAGTATTAGATGATGCTGATGACATTTCTGACCTCCAAACTGCAATCCAAAACCTCCAACATGTCACAAAGGAGGCCAAGTCGTTTCATCACTCAATGGAAGATACACAAAAAATCTGTATTGCAGAATCATCAGAAAAACCCACTGATGCTAAGACAGCAGGTAGCAGATTACCTCAAGAAGATATGAACCCACAAGTGGAATCATGCATTGAAATTAGTTTGGGTAAAATCCCATTAGCTTCAGATGTTTCCTCAGGATATGAATTAGACTGGAAACACCATAACACAGAAAGGTACCCTGAGAGCAACTTTCCCGAGAAAGTAAAAACTGCTGAGACTTGCAGCAAGAAGAGTCAAGAATGCACAGAAATAGAAATTCAAAAGCAACACATTCAAATAGCAGCCTCTTTAAATAGTTCAGAAAAATCACCTGCACCAGAAGAAGATGAAGTTGTTTTTCAGGGTAAAATTCAAGCAGCTTTGGACTCCTTGGAAAAGTCCAACATTAATGTCACAAGAGGAGATTTTAGAGCAGCTATGATATACCAAAATGCTTCCAAATCCCATCAAAGAATGTCACAAAATGCTGAAACTCCAAATACTAAAGAGCTTTGCCCCGTGGCTGAACATAAATCAAGTCAAGTACCACCAAAGCAAGAAGTGACTAGAACCATGCATGAACCCAGTATGGGTGCTGTTTCACAGAAAAGACCCACTGGTCCAAAGCCACCTCTTCCACCTAAACCTGAGCATCTGAAGGGAAAACAAGGAGATGATCTGCCAGCTGTCACAAGGAAGCCAGAAGCAACCCAAAGTAGTACTGTAAGAACCAAGGAACCAGTTCCTCAAGATCCTCATTCATCCACAACTGAGAATAAGCAACGTGTGTTTACATCGACCAACATGTTGATGGATCACCAAACTAATGAGCCACAGGTGTTGCAGAAAATCCAAGAGCGGGATCAAGTTCAAGGTTCGACTGTGTCCTTCAAAGATATTGGAACTGATGAGAacattgtaaacaaacaacCGGAGATGAGTGCCATGGAAAAGGAAAACCTCCCACAGAACGCACTGGGAAAAGACATAAATGAAACAGATGAAAACCATATAGATTTTCATGAAGCATGTCAAAAATTTGAAGGTAAAAAGGCATCTTCAGTTAAGACTGTTCCAGTGAAGCCAAAAAGACATAAAAGTGCCCACTTTGATGACAAAGAGCCAAAAGACTTACCAGGAGGCCACTCTAGAGGTCTAACTGTTTCAGCACAAGTGGATCAAAAACCAGCTCAAATAATGACTAGTCCATCATCTAACACCTGTGGAATAAGTGCTGAGAAAGAAGACAAGCTTGAAAAAAACACCAAGCACAAAGTTGAGatgagggaaaagaaaagacagacagagacagaggatGAACGCAGACAGCGATTGTCTGTACACATGGATGAAATTATGAGAGGGAACATAACAGCAGCCATGGAAATTTTTGACAACTTGCGAAagcaggagcagctgcagagcaTTCTCAGTCGAGTTGAAGAAATTGAGCAGGATACAAGCAACGTCGATGTGAAGTCTCTAAGGAGAGTGTTCGAGAATGTCCCTGATTGGGTTTCCAGCtctgataaaaagaaacaaaaaagggtcagatcagaaaataatgaaaaaccaATGCAATTACCagtagaaaaaacagaaagcaagtCATCGATGGAACATGTCTATGGAGATCTTGCACGCGCTAGTGAGGAAATCATGAATCTAAAAGAGCAGACTTTAGCCAAACTTAAGGACATAGAGGATGCCATTAAAAAGGCACTTTGTTCTGTGTCTACACTGAATTCAGACTCAGATATTGCAGGTTTATCGTGTCTTTTCACAGAGTCTTTAGGGAATGTGCAAGTACCTTGGACTTCTGGCAATGTTGGCAAAATTAGCAACAACTCAGCACAGCAAAGTTTCATCAcccaaaaagacacaaatgcaCGAGCTACTCAGTGTGCAAGCTCTGAAACATCCTCTACACAACAAAGCACTCCATCTTCACCTGCGTTTATCTCCATTCAATCAGCAGCTAGAAAGACGGATAAAATTGTGCCTCCGGAAACTTCGACCTGTCTGAAGTGTCAGCCAAGTCCAAAGACAGAGGAGAGATTTCGAACAACGAAGATGTTGACGTGCAACAGCGCCGCTCAGAGtgaaaaaacagacacaacaaaAGGCAGGGGGAAACAATCACACAGCCCACAAAACATTAATCGAGAGGTCAGTGTGCTGGAGGTGCAAACTGACAGTGAAAGCAGCAGTAATGTGGGAACAAGAACAGTCACAGAGAACTATGAGAAGGCTGATGAGTTTGGTAACAAAGTTTACACATCCAAAACCTCGACGGTCCGAACTCCTCCACTAGAAACTTTACCAACAAGAAGTCAGACTCTTACCAATCCGTCAACGTGTCAGGTCTCCACATATCCATAG
- the LOC108230444 gene encoding LIM domain-containing protein isoform X2: MEWDWDMRRTQSLKSIPSSSDKLTWTDGGLRDKATSVSQLVARYQTAVKNSTLRRSAPVETGQGKTKNVLNEMTSSPLQTRESHLESLMRRNKEREQTRGKTNLSRSKSMGSLQTGSGSIEALRAVFESKSPAQKKVRRSFKTTNVTLSPTADVPMMNGEAEDVQRAAEEKKIPTGNKARKEANEDYVAQKVENQTQMEKRKTIAGIDFEKIAASEAYEKRRTISDFRDSSFIQTKEILSVSVKAMSALYMSKVATQDSTNSISKEQDQTCEFQKREKLSKMEEDSQQKTIDHLPPQPERHETVPEDISGEHPQQSQLSKQMLYQQRQKNELRRLLKHTQPELKTLDDVVDEEFAEVLSSETATADDMTGYEGEVLSRRLIFESRGSSGNMSPYTAKIHMAPGAKGKCDCSKILTVSESSKDEPLVQCVSEIIENDNSSDLRPDFTKDVEEEVIRVDIKATRSIFESQSRPNPDGIQGNVSNERKTVQKPNKVSEISCKENIHDNTKNTNSNLEVQCGHVGQRAELDFSGRDKFHRDEPLFEDDFTSSDSESHSEKIKTSASLFQNNPFISTNIEREHSYGHTSILPNENSAAGEDYLTANVKNRTHLFESMPFDKIMRQNRDEIEMMVEIIKETLNFLYQVKAIQSAGVIIEVNDTMFAKKAKFTLTERGPEIKYDEVAEGGAQNFILQLLPRVNLKPQITYLKEDSKGSMKATVVDVLVHHRQVNTKKDTEFKTANVVQLVEDILNQDNSLRKGVIIQEDVNNSAEVIVYSLYKYLDGEEVKSYNCPKSADYNETEADCMTNTDDKETRSYLTASIIRSPQETTEDQTCPASIRPNVRVNVKLLKSCIEKGDLEYLKTLQDDEPTVQNNELSQNQIVMGQNSESHCEQRSDLVEEGNSEYVPVDVKRLKSMFSEDKSHFQGNCGQSTSIFNASSRKCQYSTECNTEAFSHQQPNNTFRERGGQAAKDGVPHVDDRVHQAELAEVLDDADDISDLQTAIQNLQHVTKEAKSFHHSMEDTQKICIAESSEKPTDAKTAGSRLPQEDMNPQVESCIEISLGKIPLASDVSSGYELDWKHHNTERYPESNFPEKVKTAETCSKKSQECTEIEIQKQHIQIAASLNSSEKSPAPEEDEVVFQGKIQAALDSLEKSNINVTRGDFRAAMIYQNASKSHQRMSQNAETPNTKELCPVAEHKSSQVPPKQEVTRTMHEPSMGAVSQKRPTGPKPPLPPKPEHLKGKQGDDLPAVTRKPEATQSSTVRTKEPVPQDPHSSTTENKQRVFTSTNMLMDHQTNEPQVLQKIQERDQVQGSTVSFKDIGTDENIVNKQPEMSAMEKENLPQNALGKDINETDENHIDFHEACQKFEGKKASSVKTVPVKPKRHKSAHFDDKEPKDLPGGHSRGLTVSAQVDQKPAQIMTSPSSNTCGISAEKEDKLEKNTKHKVEMREKKRQTETEDERRQRLSVHMDEIMRGNITAAMEIFDNLRKQEQLQSILSRVEEIEQDTSNVDVKSLRRVFENVPDWVSSSDKKKQKRVRSENNEKPMQLPVEKTESKSSMEHVYGDLARASEEIMNLKEQTLAKLKDIEDAIKKALCSVSTLNSDSDIAGLSCLFTESLGNVQVPWTSGNVGKISNNSAQQSFITQKDTNARATQCASSETSSTQQSTPSSPAFISIQSAARKTDKIVPPETSTCLKCQPSPKTEERFRTTKMLTCNSAAQSEKTDTTKGRGKQSHSPQNINREVSVLEVQTDSESSSNVGTRTVTENYEKADEFGNKVYTSKTSTVRTPPLETLPTRSQTLTNPSTCQVSTYP; the protein is encoded by the exons ATGGAGTGGGACTGGGACATGAGGCGCACCCAGTCACTGAAGAGCATCCCGTCATCAAGTGACAAGCTCACCTGGACAGATGGAGGACTCCGGGACAAGGCAACATCTGTGTCCCAGTTAGTGGCCAG GTATCAGACTGCTGTGAAAAACAGCACATTACGCCGATCCGCTCCAGTAGAAACAGGCCAAGGAAAGACAAAGAACGTGTTAAATGAG ATGACATCCTCTCCTCTGCAAACTCGAGAGTCCCACCTGGAGTCTCTGATGAGGAGAAACAAAGAGAGGGAACAAACTCGGGGCAAAACCAATTTGTCCCGCAGTAAATCAATGGGCAGCCTTCAAACCGGCTCCGGGTCCATCGAGGCCCTCAGGGctgtgtttgagtcaaaatcGCCAGCACAAAAGAAAGTAAGGCGCAGCTTTAAAACTACTAATGTAACATTAAGTCCCACCGCAGACGTACCGATGATGAATGGAGAGGCTGAGGATGTgcagagagctgcagaggagaagaaaataCCCACAGGAAATAAGGCTAGAAAGGAGGCAAATGAGGATTATGTGGCTCAAAAG GTGGAGAATCAGACCCAAATGGAGAAGAGGAAAACAATAGCGGGTATCGATTTTGAAAAGATAGCAGCATCTGAAGCCT ATGAAAAGAGGAGGACAATTTCAGACTTCAGGGACAGCTCCTTCATCCAAACCAAAGAGATCCTGTCTGTGTCGGTCAAAGCCATGTCTGCTCTCTACATGTCAAAAGTCGCAACTCAGGACTCCACAAACAGTATTTCCAAG GAACAAGATCAGACATGTGAAtttcagaaaagagaaaaactcaGCAAG ATGGAGGAAGACTCCCAACAGAAGACCATAGACCATCTTCCACCTCAACCAGAGAGGCATGAAACAGTACCGGAAGACATTTCTGGAGAACATCCTCAACAATCCCAACTTTCCAAACAAATGCTGTACCaacaaaggcagaaaaatgagCTGAGAAGGCTCCTGAAGCACACTCAGCCGGAGCTGAAGACACTGGATGATGTTGTGGACGAGGAGTTTGCTGAGGTTTTGAGCTCAGAAACGGCGACAGCTGATGATATGACCGGATATGAGGGAGAGGTCCTTTCAAGACGCTTGATATTTGAGAGCCGTGGCTCCAGTGGCAATATGTCACCTTATACCGCAAAGATCCATATGGCACCGGGAGCAAAGGGAAAATGTGATTGTAGTAAAATATTGACTGTTTCTGAAAGCTCAAAGGACGAACCTTTGGTTCAATGTGTTTCTGAGATCATAGAGAATGATAATTCTTCTGATTTAAGGCCAGATTTTACCAAAGATGTTGAGGAAGAGGTGATAAGAGTAGATATTAAAGCCACGAGAAGCATATTTGAAAGTCAGTCCAGGCCAAATCCAGATGGGATCCAGGGAAATGTTTCTAACGAGAGaaaaacagtccaaaaaccaaacaaagtaTCCGAAATATCCTGTAAAGAAAATATACATGACAATaccaaaaatacaaactcaaaTTTGGAAGTACAATGCGGTCATGTAGGTCAGAGAGCCGAACTAGACTTTTCTGGCAGAGACAAATTTCACAGGGATGAGCCACTTTTTGAGGATGACTTCACAAGTTCAGATTCAGAAAGTcacagtgaaaaaataaaaacaagtgcgTCGCTTTTCCAAAATAACCCTTTCATTTCAACAAACATCGAGAGAGAGCATTCTTATGGGCATACATCAATACTTCCAAATGAAAATAGTGCAGCAGGCGAAGACTATCTGACTGCCAACGTAAAGAACAGAACCCATCTGTTTGAATCAATGCCGTTTGACAAAATTATGCGTCAGAACAGGGATGAAATTGAGATGATGGTGGAAATCATTAAAGAAACGTTGAATTTCCTCTATCAAGTAAAAGCCATTCAATCAGCTGGGGTGATTATTGAAGTAAACGACACAATGTTTGCTAAAAAGGCTAAATTCACACTAACAGAGCGTGGACCTGAGATCAAATATGATGAAGTGGCTGAAGGTGGTGCTCAAAACTTCATTCTCCAGTTGCTACCTCGAGTAAATTTAAAACCTCAGATCACTTACCTAAAGGAGGATAGCAAAGGGTCTATGAAGGCCACAGTGGTGGATGTTCTGGTTCACCATCGTCAggtaaatacaaagaaagacaCTGAATTCAAAACTGCCAATGTGGTTCAGCTTGTTGAAGATATTCTCAATCAAGACAACTCTCTAAGGAAAGGAGTGATCATTCAAGAAGATGTCAACAACAGTGCTGAAGTCATTGTTTATTCCCTCTACAAGTACCTGGATGGAGAGGAAGTGAAGAGTTACAACTGTCCAAAAAGTGcagattataatgaaacagAAGCAGACTGCATGACTAATACAGATGATAAAGAAACAAGAAGCTATCTTACAGCATCAATCATAAGGAGCCCTCAAGAAACCACAGAAGACCAAACCTGCCCAGCGTCAATCAGGCCAAATGTAAGAGTAAACGTAAAACTCCTTAAAAGCTGTATTGAAAAAGGTGACTTGGAGTATTTAAAAACTCTTCAGGATGACGAACCAACAGTTCAAAACAATGAACTTTCTCAAAACCAAATAGTCATGGGACAGAATAGCGAATCTCATTGTGAGCAAAGAAGCGATCTGGTTGAAGAAGGTAACTCAGAGTATGTTCCAGTGGATGTAAAGAGACTTAAAAGCATGTTCTCTGAAGATAAAAGTCATTTTCAGGGCAACTGTGGTCAATCTACCAGTATTTTTAATGCATCATCCAGAAAATGCCAGTACTCTACAGAATGCAATACTGAGGCATTCTCCCATCAACAACCTAACAATACCTTTAGGGAGAGGGGAGGTCAAGCAGCTAAAGACGGTGTACCACATGTTGATGACAGGGTTCACCAAGCTGAACTTGCAGAAGTATTAGATGATGCTGATGACATTTCTGACCTCCAAACTGCAATCCAAAACCTCCAACATGTCACAAAGGAGGCCAAGTCGTTTCATCACTCAATGGAAGATACACAAAAAATCTGTATTGCAGAATCATCAGAAAAACCCACTGATGCTAAGACAGCAGGTAGCAGATTACCTCAAGAAGATATGAACCCACAAGTGGAATCATGCATTGAAATTAGTTTGGGTAAAATCCCATTAGCTTCAGATGTTTCCTCAGGATATGAATTAGACTGGAAACACCATAACACAGAAAGGTACCCTGAGAGCAACTTTCCCGAGAAAGTAAAAACTGCTGAGACTTGCAGCAAGAAGAGTCAAGAATGCACAGAAATAGAAATTCAAAAGCAACACATTCAAATAGCAGCCTCTTTAAATAGTTCAGAAAAATCACCTGCACCAGAAGAAGATGAAGTTGTTTTTCAGGGTAAAATTCAAGCAGCTTTGGACTCCTTGGAAAAGTCCAACATTAATGTCACAAGAGGAGATTTTAGAGCAGCTATGATATACCAAAATGCTTCCAAATCCCATCAAAGAATGTCACAAAATGCTGAAACTCCAAATACTAAAGAGCTTTGCCCCGTGGCTGAACATAAATCAAGTCAAGTACCACCAAAGCAAGAAGTGACTAGAACCATGCATGAACCCAGTATGGGTGCTGTTTCACAGAAAAGACCCACTGGTCCAAAGCCACCTCTTCCACCTAAACCTGAGCATCTGAAGGGAAAACAAGGAGATGATCTGCCAGCTGTCACAAGGAAGCCAGAAGCAACCCAAAGTAGTACTGTAAGAACCAAGGAACCAGTTCCTCAAGATCCTCATTCATCCACAACTGAGAATAAGCAACGTGTGTTTACATCGACCAACATGTTGATGGATCACCAAACTAATGAGCCACAGGTGTTGCAGAAAATCCAAGAGCGGGATCAAGTTCAAGGTTCGACTGTGTCCTTCAAAGATATTGGAACTGATGAGAacattgtaaacaaacaacCGGAGATGAGTGCCATGGAAAAGGAAAACCTCCCACAGAACGCACTGGGAAAAGACATAAATGAAACAGATGAAAACCATATAGATTTTCATGAAGCATGTCAAAAATTTGAAGGTAAAAAGGCATCTTCAGTTAAGACTGTTCCAGTGAAGCCAAAAAGACATAAAAGTGCCCACTTTGATGACAAAGAGCCAAAAGACTTACCAGGAGGCCACTCTAGAGGTCTAACTGTTTCAGCACAAGTGGATCAAAAACCAGCTCAAATAATGACTAGTCCATCATCTAACACCTGTGGAATAAGTGCTGAGAAAGAAGACAAGCTTGAAAAAAACACCAAGCACAAAGTTGAGatgagggaaaagaaaagacagacagagacagaggatGAACGCAGACAGCGATTGTCTGTACACATGGATGAAATTATGAGAGGGAACATAACAGCAGCCATGGAAATTTTTGACAACTTGCGAAagcaggagcagctgcagagcaTTCTCAGTCGAGTTGAAGAAATTGAGCAGGATACAAGCAACGTCGATGTGAAGTCTCTAAGGAGAGTGTTCGAGAATGTCCCTGATTGGGTTTCCAGCtctgataaaaagaaacaaaaaagggtcagatcagaaaataatgaaaaaccaATGCAATTACCagtagaaaaaacagaaagcaagtCATCGATGGAACATGTCTATGGAGATCTTGCACGCGCTAGTGAGGAAATCATGAATCTAAAAGAGCAGACTTTAGCCAAACTTAAGGACATAGAGGATGCCATTAAAAAGGCACTTTGTTCTGTGTCTACACTGAATTCAGACTCAGATATTGCAGGTTTATCGTGTCTTTTCACAGAGTCTTTAGGGAATGTGCAAGTACCTTGGACTTCTGGCAATGTTGGCAAAATTAGCAACAACTCAGCACAGCAAAGTTTCATCAcccaaaaagacacaaatgcaCGAGCTACTCAGTGTGCAAGCTCTGAAACATCCTCTACACAACAAAGCACTCCATCTTCACCTGCGTTTATCTCCATTCAATCAGCAGCTAGAAAGACGGATAAAATTGTGCCTCCGGAAACTTCGACCTGTCTGAAGTGTCAGCCAAGTCCAAAGACAGAGGAGAGATTTCGAACAACGAAGATGTTGACGTGCAACAGCGCCGCTCAGAGtgaaaaaacagacacaacaaaAGGCAGGGGGAAACAATCACACAGCCCACAAAACATTAATCGAGAGGTCAGTGTGCTGGAGGTGCAAACTGACAGTGAAAGCAGCAGTAATGTGGGAACAAGAACAGTCACAGAGAACTATGAGAAGGCTGATGAGTTTGGTAACAAAGTTTACACATCCAAAACCTCGACGGTCCGAACTCCTCCACTAGAAACTTTACCAACAAGAAGTCAGACTCTTACCAATCCGTCAACGTGTCAGGTCTCCACATATCCATAG